In one Serinus canaria isolate serCan28SL12 chromosome 2, serCan2020, whole genome shotgun sequence genomic region, the following are encoded:
- the RNF152 gene encoding E3 ubiquitin-protein ligase RNF152 codes for METLSQDSLLECQICFNYYSPRRRPKLLDCKHTCCSVCLQQMRTSQKDLRCPWCRGITKLPPGYSVSQLPDDPEVIAVIAIPHTSEHTPVFIKLPSNGCYMLPLPLSKERALLPGDIGCRLLPGSQQKSLTVVTIPAEQQPLQGSLPAEAGAEEPDRRGAVKSSTWSGVCTVILVACVLVFLLGIVLHNMSCISKRFTVISCG; via the coding sequence ATGGAGACCTTATCCCAGGACTCTCTGCTGGAGTGCCAAATTTGCTTCAATTACTACAGCCCCCGCCGGCGGCCCAAGCTGCTGGACTGCAAGCacacctgctgctctgtgtgcctgcagcagatGAGGACCAGCCAGAAGGACCTGCGCTGCCCCTGGTGCCGTGGGATCACCAAGCTGCCTCCGGGGTACTCTGTGTCACAGCTGCCCGATGACCCCGAGGTGATCGCCGTCATCGCCATCCCCCACACCTCGGAGCACACCCCCGTCTTCATCAAACTCCCCAGCAACGGCTGCTACATGCTGCCCTTGCCTCTCTCCAAGGAGCGGGCGCTGCTGCCGGGAGACATTGGCTGCCGTCTCCTGCCCGGCAGCCAGCAGAAGTCCCTGACAGTGGTGACGATCCCCGCGGAGCAGCAGCCGCTGCAGGGCAGCCTTCCTGCCGAGGCGGGAGCAGAGGAGCCGGACCGGAGAGGCGCTGTGAAAAGCTCCACCTGGTCAGGGGTGTGCACTGTGATCCTGGTGGCCTGCGTCCTGGTCTTCCTCCTGGGCATCGTCCTCCACAACATGTCATGCATTTCCAAGCGCTTCACGGTGATCTCCTGCGGCTGA